In Brassica napus cultivar Da-Ae chromosome A3, Da-Ae, whole genome shotgun sequence, the sequence ccgttcagatttttgttaattttggtccggtttcatttttgttttttgttcggTTTTCAGGTTTTGTGTTTCTGATAGTATGCCTTACCTACGACTATAAATTATAGTAAAAACTAATgttagaaattattaatttatgcaGTGAATTTGCGATAGAACATGAGTTACTATTTTGCCAAAATAatgatacaaaataataaaaatattaagataaaattaaaatttattattaaaatttactaaagatattcaaatatatgtatataagactcccatatttatatatataaatttacgtagataacttttttatttccataaaattaaaagttaaaattttaggaataattttgattaactaactaaaatgaaataagaaagttttaaaaatgaaatatttggCAAACGAGtagataaatataataaattattaaaaatgtggAGAAATGAATAGGAatccattttgaaaaaaactcatttcgtgattttttttatgttgatttAAGGTTTGATTTATCTCTTTTACAAAACTTATAACTTAAAGTTGTAActcaattatatattataactcAAACCTaactttaaaaattcaaaacaaattcaTGATCAGTGACAATTTTGAGTTATATGCATAACTCACACTACATCATGTAACTCATGTTACCAGTCGAAGGTAGTTTACTCAAAGACCTTACCTTTCAAAccaagttttattttatgtgcTTCCACTATTGAGGGATAAGAggaatatattttagatatatttagGAGATAataatgtgtgatatcatagtAGTTATCTCCTAAATACCGACACCTATTTACCGACATCTATGTAGATAACTACTACGATATCAAACATCATTATCTCCTAAATATATCTAAAACATATTCATCCTTATCCCTCAATATCCACTACATCCGTAATAAGGTTGAAGTTATATATTCTAAATTGGGGTTTGCCATAATTAATTTTCAAGTCAAataatagattttataaaatttatgccATCGAATTGCCTCCCCGCGCCCTGCttgtgtataattttttttatcagttacCTCATCTATCGTGTGCTGTACACTAGCTGATCTTCCTCGGGGCTTCATCTCTCTTTCGATCTCTCCTAAAGTTTCCAATAAAGTTCGGGCGACTATTCTCAAATAGCCTTGTAATTCTTCAATGGCACCAAGATCCCACCTGCCCACCATGCATATTTCTTGTTAAACGAATTTACAATCAAAGACAAAGTGACTTCAAACTAAAGTTggcaaaaaacaattttacgaacAAATACGATATGTAGATGCATCACTATACCTTTGCAAAAAATCAATGAGACTTTTAACTTCAGGAAAAGTTCCATACGCGTCACATGTGTCATCCAAAATAACCACGACTATGATAATTTTAGTCATTATAATTCTCCCAAGTGAATACCGTGGCTCGAAATATGGTCCTAAAGCAGGGAAATGCGTCTCCACAATTCTATCCCTCACGTAAGGAAGTTTGGAGGGCACATCTAGGTTATTCCACCAcctgcaaagaaaaaaaaaacaaaataaagcttttatatatatatatatatatcaggaACGCATAGATAGTATTATTCCTCAACTTTGCTTAAGCATCTTAATTCTTTAATATCTTATATCAGTCTTGAAAAtttcatttatattatttaactaAGTGAAAACTTCAAATTGTTGAGAACTGACTTATAGTTTTCTTATATGAAAGCTTTTTGGATgaattttttaactattattatTAGATACTCATTTAATGAcaataataatttacaaaatcatgTGAGATAATGATGGAAATGTTCTTATAACTTAATAAAACTTTTAGCTTAATTCTAGGCACCTGCTTCTAAGTAAGACCTTATtaagtctacatatatatacgTTGATACCTGAAACAGTTTACAAGACCAGCTAATTCATTAAATTGACATATTCTTGAATCTAGCAAATCCTTATAATTATGATATGGATTTATATGCTCCGGTTGGTTTTGAGACCAAACCGCAACGTTATTTTCACAGACAAGAAAAGAGTAGGGTGCCGTACTTGGTGAGAGTTTTGATCTCTTGGATGTAAAGCAGTCGGCAATAGTTGAAGCTTAGCTTTGCAAACCTAAGAAGCACCTCGTCATGACCTTCTTCATGGTTGTAAAAAGAAACATATTCTCTTGCGGCGAATATTTCCATGTTATGACATCGAGGTCTATACAAGGCGTTGCGAATATGTGTGGAAAGATGGGGAGAAAGAGTACTCATTTCTTGGGATGCAAAACACTCCAACTGGTTCCTAGTGAAACTCATGGCTTCCTCCAATATATCTTCAGAGGGTGTACCGAGATGTGCTGCTTGGTACAGCTGTAGCATTCCTCTAACATCTCCGGCTAGACTCTCCTTGAACCTCCCATCTTCACCTTTGAATCTTTCGAAGTTATCTATAATGAAACACATATAGCTATCAGCATGTTTTGTGTATATATGTGATTAACCTGAGGAAAATGATGTTCTTACCGCAAGACATCTTGTGACCGTATAGTCTAAAGACCTCAAACATGATTGAGATGGTTTCCAAGTCATCTTCCTTGGCTATTATGTCATTCAATTTCCGAAAACCTTGATCTAGAATCTCTTCAATTTCCTTGTCGAAGTAATGTGAGATGCCGAGGCAGATAAGCAAATGAATTATACGAATCTTCTCCTTGTCGCCACTGTGAGAAGACATGAGTCTGTCTCTCACGTTTGGCTTCATCACAGATTCAATCTCTTTTGCTAGTCCATCAGATTCCTACAAGTTAAGGGCATCATTAGTAGTGAAATTAAGACTCtcttaaaaattacaaaagttGATACTGAATgtataattatgttttcaataGAACAAACCCTTACAAGATTACCACGTGGCAATAGATTTCTCAAAATTTTGCAAGAATTTCTTTATTGAAAGCCTAtctcttattttataaatttttattactagAAACTCCTCTAAAAACGCCTCTAGAGATCACAAATGCTAATGGCTTAAGATACAAGAATTAGCTGATCAAGAATCATCTTCTCTACAACATGACACGTGGATGGGTCAGATGTATTCTTACGGATTGGTCAACGGAGAAGGAAAGGAAGTAATCTCCCCAAAAAGAGGGAGAAAACTGAGTCAGAGGACGACTACTCTCCAGATCATCAACACTAGCACTCTTATTAGCCCTCACACAGAACAAGTCGTGTTTCTTCTGCCTTCGagaaagacttttttttttgaagcaaACATTGAGGAACAAGAGAGAGATTGGTCTTTAGGCAGATTGGCACTTTGCAAGCGTGATGGGGACTACTGAGACCGAAACTCATTCTTGATGCTTCCATTTTTCGTGACAGACAAAAAGGGATATGCAATAATCAACGGTACTCAGTTCTTCTGTTTTGATGTGCTTTCACTGGTATGTCTTCTGTCGAAGTAGGGAATCTGAAACATTATATAGCAGTAAAATAAACTAGATATCAGAAAAGctttcaaaaaatacatgaaaaggTATTTTAAAATCTTGTAAAATGTATCATAAAAACTAATGTTACTTTTTTCCAAAAGAGAAACTAATGCTACATAGAAGTCACCGATCGATGAGACACATTAACAATAATTTCCGGAAAGAGACGAAtttattcgattagggtttcgatACACATGGTATCTGGGAAAAATGTCAGACTATCGTTTCATGTAAACCCACGGGAGCATGCATGTTCTATTTAACGTTTCCACTTGTTGTAATATCATGCCTTAATTGTGTAACGTGTTTCACttaattagttaattttagGGTTTGTACACTTTAGAAGTGGGAAGtttattaaaagtaaataacattttttaaaatataatatactatGAGTTAAAAGAAgaaattgaaaattgaaaataacaAGACGAGAGATCGAACTCAAGAGACTATATTTCCTGCAGAGACTCAATTGTTTCTACATGCAATGTAGCTAGCCAGAGCCACTAGAGGAGCCGCCTTATCAGAATCAAACCCTAGAAGCTGTTCCTCTGCTTCTCTGCTCAATTTCTCCGCAAGTTCCCTCGATTTCTCCAAACCAATCAGCCTCGGATACGTCACTTTTCCGGTGATAACGTCTTGTCCGGCGTTCTTACCCAATTCCTCGGAAGATTTCGTCACGTCAAGAATATCATCAACCACTTGAAACAAAAGGCCAATGCATCTGGCATACTTTCTAAGCTTGTCGATCTCTTCCTTGTGCCACCTCCCATTATGGCTCCTATAACCGTCGCTGCCTCCAACAAAGCCGCTGTTTTGTGGAGGTGAATGAACTCTAGGCGGTCCAATCCGACGTCGTCCGGATTCAACCCTTGGCTTCGTAGGTCAACCACTTGCCCAGCCACTAGCCCTTTTGTCCCAATGGCCTTTGCAAGCTCAATCACAGCATGGATCATCCTCTCTGGGGCGATCAACCCACTCGACATGACGGTCATATGCTCAAACGCCAAAGAAAGGAGTGCATCACCTGCCAAAACCGCCATAGCCTCTCCAAATACCTTGTTGAGTAAAAGAAATGGTTCAGCGGTATAGTGAGCATACATTTAATATTAACTAATGATTCAACTCTGGTTAGCATTTCTTTGAGCCTTCATATGTTTTAACAACATACCTTGTGTTGGACTCATAGCCTGGATCTGAGATTTTGGAGGCTTGAAACAtttcttaaatgttttagtaatttttttcctttaatttagGAACCGATGCATATGTAAAAAATCTTCAAAAGTTTTAGCCAAATCAGATCCTGGTTGGGCTTCGGCCAGTTTTTAAAAACATACCTTGTGGTTGGTAGGCTTGCCTCTGCGGAGGTCAGCATTGTCCATGCATGGAAGGTCGTCATGGATAAGAGAGCTCGTGTGGATCATCTCGACCGCACAAGCGGCTGACATGGCAATAGCCTCGTCGCCACCCACAAGCTCACATGCAGCAATGCAGAGTAGAGATCTCACACGTTTTCCGCCAGCTAGCAGTGAGTACCGCACCGCCTCTTGGATCGTTAGAGGTTTCAAAAGCGGTAAGGAAACATCGAGAGCCGCGTTTACAGATTCGGCTTTACCGATCATATACGACTTGAAGTCAAAGGTGGAGCTGTGATCATTGCGTTTCCCTTCTGGTGTAATCATGTCTCCGCTTCGTGAGGTGACAGCGGACGAGAGAGATAAAACAGTGCGTTTTGGGGGACTCTTGACGGAGGATATGGAGTTGTATCGTCTTCCTTTGGATTGgatgaagaggaaggagaagctGAGATTCACAGTGTTCATAGCTGATCGTGTGAAGCTCTTAATAGGTTTCTTGGACTTGAAAGCAACGAAGTTCAACGTCTttcatgttattttaaaatgtataaccTGGGAACAAGTTATGACTTATGAGATGAAAGAGCCACAGTCTGTCTTATACTATTGGTGGAAAttctagaaaagaaaaattggcTCTTTTTTTCAATGAATGTAAATATATTCGACTCAGAAAAACCAGTTTAAAATAGTTGTGTCATGTTTTAATAgaggaaaaaaatcaaatttaaagtAAAACCCTGTGAGAAAATCACTCATCTGAGCCAGAGTTTGTGATCTGAATCTAGAAATGTCTAAACGTCTGAGCCACCATTTGATCAGAATACGAAATCACAGATACTAGTAGAAATTAATCATATAGACGCGATTTATACGTCAAATAAGAGTCtcaattagtttttttatttaaatggcGATGTGTACGTCAAATAAAAGTCTCAAATAGTTATGAAAGACGAGAACAAGATCCGGACGACCTGGattaccaaagaaaaaaaaagtaacaaatGACGAACAACAAGCCGTGCCGCTCagtcaaattaaaaagacaacaaAACGAAAAGCCTACGTCCCATTACAAAATATTTCACATAAGTAAAAGctagaaaatgataaaaaaaaagttcaagatATATACGACTAACAAAACAAAGGATAGATGAATCGTGATACACGAGGCTTTCAGAGACGTCACTAGTGAAGATTCGCTGGACCGCTGGATGAGTGACATAGAACGAtggatgtttttgttttgagtattttattttgaagagGTTCTCACCGTATTAAAGTGGAATTGGATGAATGAACAAAGATTTGATGGCGTCTTTGAGCTCCCCAGGATTTGTGAATTTATCACTCTCCTTGTAGATAATATCAACGGGTCGCGAAACATTGAGGCAACGCACCAGAACCGGGCGTGGCACAGCGGTTGTTGTCAAAAACTCCTCCATTATTAATTTGTAATAATTAGTAGCAATCTTGTTTAATTCTTCAATAGCTTCTTCTTTGGTAACTTCATGTTGCTTCATGTAACAATTCAGACCTGTAGCCACTTCTCCTCTCTTCATCTCTCGCTGTCCATCCATCATTACACTTGCTAAGCTCACTTGTAAATTGTAATACAAAAACTTGTTTTCATGATTTTGAATGTATTACCTCATAGGTGGATATGTCGTTCACAATACGAAAAACACCGTTCAAAGCTTCCATCATTTTGGGTTTGGAATTGTACCATTCGCAGATTTGTGTCTCATCATAATCTTCCATCGCGATAAAGCTATAGGCAGCATATTGATCCATTGACGTCCTCATGCCAATCTCCATGTACTCTTCAAAGGTTGGCACGTGACTTTCACGTGACCATTTCGAGAGGGCCAAGTACGCTCTCGCCAACTTCTTCATCTATATGCAaatcattatgtttttttttaacctcaACAAATAAACTTGACAGCAACAATTCTTAGGACTTACCTCATCTACAACTACTTGCACAATTTCTGATCTTCCTCCTGGCCTCATTTCTTGTTCAATCTCTTCTAAAGTCTCAAACACACTTCCAAAAACGATTCTTACATAGCTTGGTAGCTTTTCAGTGCCCCCAAGATCCCATCTGGACAATAAAAATGCATGTCAATGTACCTActcttaaatttatatatgggAATTAATAGAATGCGAATTAAAGATAAAACCTCTGGAAAGCATCCACAAGACTTGTAACTTCAGGAAGGGTGCCATATGCATCACATGTATCATTAAAAACAGTCGCCACCGCTGTTAGTTTAGCGACTATAATTCTCCCAAGTGAATACCGTGGCTCGAAATACATTGccactgacccgaaaaagacCTCTACAATTCTGTCCCTGATGTAAGGTAGCTTAGATGAAAGATCTATATCTTTCCACCATctgcaataaaaataaaatatgcaaataaaaCAAGACTGACAAATATTGAGGCTCAAGAATTTATTACCACAGCGTACTTGGTCAGATCTTTTAGCTCTTGGATGTAATGTAGCTGACAATAGTTGAAGTTGAGCTTAGCAAACTTGAGCAGCGTCTCGTTGTGAGCTTCTTCTTGATcgtaaaaagatatatattctctTGTGGCTAGCATCTCCAAGTTATGATATCGAGCTCTACACAATGCGTTTTTTATATGCGTAGAGAGATGGGGACTAACACTTGCTGCGTGATTACCTGTCAACGACTCCAAGTGATGCCGAGTGAATCTCAGTGCCTCGTCCATTATATCTTCAGATGGTGTCCCGAGATGTGCCGCTTGGTACAACTGCAGCATCCCCCTAATGTCCTCGGCTAGACTTTCCTTAAAATTTCCATCTTCACCTTGAAATCTACTGAATGCATCTACAATGAAACCGAAAGCGAGATTAGATATGTGTGTATATTTACGTGACTCATGTTAGCTGATGTTCTTACCGCAAGACATGTAGTAACCGCGTAGTCTGAAAACCTCAAACATGGTGGAGATTGTTTCCAAATCATCTTGTTGGGCTATTatgccatcaatttttccaAAAGCTTTGTTAAGAATCTCATCAATCTCAGTCTCGAAATGATATGCGATTCCAAGTTTCACTAGCAAATGGATGAGACGGATCCTTTCACTGTCCCTATTTTTGAAAGACATGAGCATATCTCTCACTTTTGGCTTCATCGTCACTTCAATCTCTCTCGATAGATTATCAAATTCCTACAAAGCTTAGATGCATttttataagtaataatgtTATCTGAACCAACAATCTTGAACCACATAGTGTCATCATGTGAGATTTTATCCATCTATATATCCACTTACATCGACATCGAGGGGAACAGAAAGGAAGTGATCTCCCCAAAGAGTGGGAGAAAAGTGTACCAAGGGACGAGTTCTCTCAAGATCATCATTACTCTGAGTAGCCCTAACGCAAAGCAAGTGGTATTTTTCCGGTTTCAGGGAAAGAGTGTGATTGTGAAGCCAACGGCTAGGAAAGATAGAGACGTTGGTCTTGAAATGGAGGAGGACTCTGTGAACGTTAGGCAGATTTTTAGGACCAAAACTCAATCCTGTTGATTCCATATTGGTATTGTCCAAAAGATATAGTCGAAATAATCTTTAGTGATACTCGTTGTAATGTTTGGTTTCCATTTCAGTTGACTCTGTCATATCGTAAGTAAAACCCTAGAAGTTTGCGTCCGCGCACACGTTTCAGTGGAGTACTTAGATATCATCGAatgaattaataatatacaaCTATTATCTTctgttattatattttgataaatatctATGCTTATTGTTGGGAAAGAGTGGGAGGAAAAAATGTCAAAGACACATGACTTGTTAAATatctctattttctctccctCAAAGTGCAGTAGACTTCTTGGGGAAAAACACTTTCTAAGCAAATCCATAAATGCTGAAGTATAAATCGGACAATATCATAATAATATGAAAGTATGGACATTAATAGATATCTAATTCTGGTAGAACGTTTATATAGTTGAAGTAAATTACTTCAGtagaaaatcaaaattttattgaagTAAATTACTCGTCTGCAGTAGTGGatctaaaaacaatttttaccCGAG encodes:
- the LOC106444023 gene encoding terpenoid synthase 17-like, with amino-acid sequence MESTGLSFGPKNLPNVHRVLLHFKTNVSIFPSRWLHNHTLSLKPEKYHLLCVRATQSNDDLERTRPLVHFSPTLWGDHFLSVPLDVDEFDNLSREIEVTMKPKVRDMLMSFKNRDSERIRLIHLLVKLGIAYHFETEIDEILNKAFGKIDGIIAQQDDLETISTMFEVFRLRGYYMSCDAFSRFQGEDGNFKESLAEDIRGMLQLYQAAHLGTPSEDIMDEALRFTRHHLESLTGNHAASVSPHLSTHIKNALCRARYHNLEMLATREYISFYDQEEAHNETLLKFAKLNFNYCQLHYIQELKDLTKWWKDIDLSSKLPYIRDRIVEVFFGSVAMYFEPRYSLGRIIVAKLTAVATVFNDTCDAYGTLPEVTSLVDAFQRWDLGGTEKLPSYVRIVFGSVFETLEEIEQEMRPGGRSEIVQVVVDEMKKLARAYLALSKWSRESHVPTFEEYMEIGMRTSMDQYAAYSFIAMEDYDETQICEWYNSKPKMMEALNGVFRIVNDISTYEREMKRGEVATGLNCYMKQHEVTKEEAIEELNKIATNYYKLIMEEFLTTTAVPRPVLVRCLNVSRPVDIIYKESDKFTNPGELKDAIKSLFIHPIPL